Within the Thermoplasmata archaeon genome, the region CCACCGGCAATAACGAGCGCCCTGCCGGGAAGTGGCTCGAACCCGCGGCCCAAGGGTCCCCTTATCCCGACCCTGTCGCCAGGCTCGAGTCCCGCGAGCGCCTCCGTTGCCTCGCCCTTGACGTGGACGGCAATCCCCTTTAGGGGTCCAATGTGGCACAGGCTCATCGGAATCTCATCCACACCCGGCACCCAGACCATGACGAACTGACCTGGGGACGCGGGAGAGGAGTCAAAGTAGCGCAGAACGGTCACAAGAGGAGTCTCCCTGCGCTTTCCGGTGATTCTCACGACCCTAAGAGTTGTTCTATTACCGGCGTGCAGCGGTCCTTTTCCACGGGCCACTCCACGCCCGTTGTCGTTTCCGCCATCACTGCGAGAGGCCTGAATCGAGCCAGTGGCGGTCCTCCACATGTCATCGGCCCCCGTGGGCTCGGCCCACCATCTCCTCTATTGATTCATACCCGAGGCGGGTCATAAGGCGCGATAGGTGGCGCCGCAGCTGTCTAAACGTCTGCTCCCTCTCCTTGTAGACCGCGGTGCCCACCTGGACGGCGCGGGCACCGGCCATGATGTACTCCGCAGCGTCCTCGCCCGAAGAGACCCCGCCAACGCCGAATATAGGTATCCTCACAGCCTCGAAGATTTCGTAGACCGCGCGGATTCCAACGGGCTTAATCGCAGGACCGCTGAGGCCTCCGAATTCGTTGCTCAATACGGGCCGGGACAGCTCCAGATTTATCACCATGGCGCGGATGGTGTTTATTGCAGTCACGCCGTCGGCCCCGCCCCGCTCCGCCGCCTTCGCGAGGGAGGCGATGGAGGCGGTGTTCGGAGTCAATTTGACGAAAACCGGCACCTCGACGGCTCCTTTGACGGCGCGAGTTATCTTCTCGGTCAGGAGGGGGCTTCGGCCGAGCTCGGCCCCGGCGCCTCGAACATGAGGGCAGCTCAAGTTCAGCTCGAGAGCATGGACGCCGAAGCCCTCCATTTTTTTTGCGACAGCGCAGAACTCGGAGGGGCTCCTTCCGAAAATCGAGCCGATGACCGGCTTTCCGGGCTTTAGGGCCTCGGCGATTTCCTCACCGTACGCCTCAACGCCCGGGTTGGGGAGGCCCATGGCGTTCACGAGGCCAATGGGAAGCTCCACCACCGTCGGGTTTGGATAACCCGGGCGGGGCTCGAGGCAAACGGACTTGGTCACGACCGCGGCGGCCCCCGCCCTCAGGGCGCGGGCGAGCGAGGCTCCGCTCTCGCCCCAGACGCCCGACGCGAGAACAAATGGGCTCTCAAGCTCCACCCCGGCTACTTCGACATCCAGCTCCGGCATCAGTACCGCTCGAGATAGGTCGTGCCGGGTTAAAGACTTAATCCCTAAGACCTAGGAAACTTTTATCTTCCGCCATCCTTTTGCCCCTGCCCGGGCTGCTGCAAGAGCCCCCAGCCGGATGTGGAAAAATGTCCGAGGTTCCGAGAGACTTGAGGTACGCCGCTACCCACGAATGGGCCCGTCTGGAAGGCGAGCTCATTAGGGTGGGGATAACCGACTTCGCCCAAAGCGAGCTCAGCGACATTGTTTTTGTCGAGCTGCCCAAGGTTGGGCAGGAATTGGTAAAAGGAAAAGAAATGGGAGTTGTCGAATCGGTCAAGTCGGCCTCGGACCTTTACGCCCCAGTCAGCGGACAGGTGGTCGAGGTCAACCAGGCGCTGACCAAAACTCCTGAACTCATCAACAAATCCCCCTATGGAAGCGGCTGGCTCGTGGTCGTCAGGCCCAAGGATATGAAAGAGCTCGAGAGCCTCCTCGACGCCGCGGCCTATGAAAAACTAATACAGGAATCAAAGCACTGAGCCACTCCAGCCCCCACTGGTCCGCTTCCGTGGATTTACGTTTATACGAGCCTCTCAGGGCAGCAGCTGCGCCTGGAGCAGCTCCGGCACTTGCCGGGTCTCTTGTGGCTCCTGTGGACCTCACCAGTCCTCAGCTTCTCCCTCATCTCGCCAAGCTTGAAAATCACGAGCATCCTGAGCTCGTTGCTGTACTCGATTCTCTCGTCCCTCTCGGGATAACGAATGATACCCGCCGGCGGGGGCTCGCCGTAGGTCTCTTCGACGAGAAGCATGTAGGCGCCGAGCTGCAGAATATGGGAGAAGAGCGGTCCTCTAGGCGTCCGGCCAGTCTTCAGCTCCACCGGAACTCTTTTTCCATTCTGGATGAGAATCAAGTCGGGCCGTCCCCTCAGGCCGTGGGTTTTCGAATACAGTAGGCCCTCCTCATCCTTATCTTTGGCCGGGGCCGCGGATACGGCGTCAACGTAGTCGAGCTCCCCTTTCTGGCGGAGGCCTTGTGCCTCCCTGACCCTCGCGGCCCGGGTTCTGCGCGAGAGGGATCTGTAGAAAAAGATGCACGCGCCGATCAGCCAGGCGACCGCAATAACCTCCGCTACCCTCCCCATCATGGGGTCTGAAACGAGCGCAAGCGGCACTGAGGCGACCGAAATCACCGTGGCGACCATAGCGAAGACAATGATTAGGGCCTCGTACCTAGCTCTCTCTTCCTTCACTTCAACCGATTCAAAGCGGTAGAGAAAATAAGCGGCTGCGAGAAGCCATATCAGCGCTACCAGCCCCATCAGTCTGGCGAAGACGTCGGAATAGGAAAAGGGCAGCAGGGCAACTCCGACGATCGCAATAATCGTCGCTACAATCGCGAACCAGAGCACCGTGACCTCTGAAGAGCGGGCCTCCGCCTCGTCCCTCCTCGCCCCCTCCAATGCCTCGCCCGCCCTCCTGTGCTCCTCCTGACCGACCGAGACGCTGTCGCCCTCGGCCCTCTGGCCCTGCCTGTCGAGCCACCAACTCAGGTGGCAGTAGGCAAACTTCTCCAGCTCGCTGGCGGAAATGGTCTCCGGCTCCTCCACCATCCGCCTTCTGATTTCTATATGGGGTTATAATATTATGCCCAGCCCCACATCATCGTGAAAAATAAGCGATATGTATTTCAGTCCCTTCAATCCCCCCGCTCATCAATTTCTCATAGGTCCAGGCGGCGCTTCGACCCTACGCGAGAGCCGGACCGCCATCAGGCCCCGAACTTCTCCGCCCTTCCCGTTAAATCCAGAAGAATTGGAAGTA harbors:
- the gcvH gene encoding glycine cleavage system protein GcvH encodes the protein MSEVPRDLRYAATHEWARLEGELIRVGITDFAQSELSDIVFVELPKVGQELVKGKEMGVVESVKSASDLYAPVSGQVVEVNQALTKTPELINKSPYGSGWLVVVRPKDMKELESLLDAAAYEKLIQESKH
- a CDS encoding dihydroorotate dehydrogenase, translated to MPELDVEVAGVELESPFVLASGVWGESGASLARALRAGAAAVVTKSVCLEPRPGYPNPTVVELPIGLVNAMGLPNPGVEAYGEEIAEALKPGKPVIGSIFGRSPSEFCAVAKKMEGFGVHALELNLSCPHVRGAGAELGRSPLLTEKITRAVKGAVEVPVFVKLTPNTASIASLAKAAERGGADGVTAINTIRAMVINLELSRPVLSNEFGGLSGPAIKPVGIRAVYEIFEAVRIPIFGVGGVSSGEDAAEYIMAGARAVQVGTAVYKEREQTFRQLRRHLSRLMTRLGYESIEEMVGRAHGGR
- a CDS encoding PD-(D/E)XK nuclease family protein — translated: MVEEPETISASELEKFAYCHLSWWLDRQGQRAEGDSVSVGQEEHRRAGEALEGARRDEAEARSSEVTVLWFAIVATIIAIVGVALLPFSYSDVFARLMGLVALIWLLAAAYFLYRFESVEVKEERARYEALIIVFAMVATVISVASVPLALVSDPMMGRVAEVIAVAWLIGACIFFYRSLSRRTRAARVREAQGLRQKGELDYVDAVSAAPAKDKDEEGLLYSKTHGLRGRPDLILIQNGKRVPVELKTGRTPRGPLFSHILQLGAYMLLVEETYGEPPPAGIIRYPERDERIEYSNELRMLVIFKLGEMREKLRTGEVHRSHKRPGKCRSCSRRSCCPERLV